The following are from one region of the Thermococcus cleftensis genome:
- a CDS encoding spherulation-specific family 4 protein encodes MKSSGPIILAMVVGLGLMFAPPVVSGAGTQSLLIPLYVYPGCSWDSVIGLKAQYSVNIVIIANPANGPGYQKDSVYAEYIQKMRDAGISVLGYVWTNYGKRDSSIVEDEIDSWVSWYNVSGIFFDGVNVSAGTEGYYSSLVNYVKGKSQSYLVVGNPGAYDPSTLADYTAIFDVLVIYDSPDYPPSWPSGTDPSKLGAMVYGVSSFDETAFKDLASKAYYVYVTDDGDDNPWDSLSSYVADEAAVLAGVPKVNYVLRVSSHNTTGYSVIERYPSYDVSGGTYNVSWDVLLRNWDSSGAGVQLMYLVLDQGGSTVEVHFDWAYYGNGTALYACYGWTSCTDTDFNVTSSWHRLAIAVDSASVKFYVDGLEVRNVATGGAVEVLRVGAGSWDKTSQYDLYIDNVTEKAGVGSVVETFDCGSNCYFSTLVGDVGIVPASTVAVPFFGSSTTVVVLAVTAALLMRRW; translated from the coding sequence ATGAAATCATCGGGGCCCATAATACTCGCGATGGTTGTTGGTCTTGGTTTGATGTTCGCACCCCCGGTGGTCTCTGGAGCCGGAACTCAGTCCCTTCTCATCCCATTATACGTTTATCCGGGCTGTTCTTGGGATTCTGTCATTGGCCTTAAAGCCCAGTACTCTGTTAACATTGTGATTATAGCCAACCCTGCCAACGGCCCGGGGTACCAAAAGGACTCCGTTTACGCCGAGTACATACAGAAGATGCGTGACGCGGGGATATCGGTTCTCGGCTACGTGTGGACCAACTACGGGAAACGCGACTCCTCAATAGTCGAGGACGAGATAGACAGTTGGGTCTCCTGGTACAACGTCAGCGGGATATTCTTCGACGGTGTGAACGTCTCGGCCGGTACTGAGGGGTACTACTCCAGTCTCGTGAACTACGTGAAGGGCAAGTCACAGTCGTACCTCGTGGTCGGAAACCCCGGCGCCTATGACCCCTCCACCCTAGCGGATTACACCGCGATCTTCGACGTCCTAGTGATATACGACAGTCCAGACTATCCCCCCTCCTGGCCAAGTGGCACCGACCCCTCGAAGCTGGGTGCTATGGTATACGGAGTGTCCTCCTTCGATGAGACGGCCTTCAAGGATCTTGCATCTAAGGCGTACTACGTGTACGTGACCGATGATGGAGACGACAATCCGTGGGACAGCCTCTCAAGCTATGTGGCGGACGAGGCGGCCGTTCTGGCGGGGGTCCCCAAGGTGAACTACGTCCTTAGGGTTAGCTCCCACAACACAACGGGGTATTCCGTGATTGAGCGCTACCCCAGCTACGACGTCTCGGGGGGTACATACAACGTCAGCTGGGACGTTCTCTTGAGGAACTGGGATTCCTCCGGTGCGGGAGTGCAGTTGATGTACCTGGTTCTTGACCAGGGTGGGAGCACCGTCGAGGTTCACTTCGATTGGGCTTACTACGGAAACGGAACCGCTCTCTACGCCTGCTACGGCTGGACAAGCTGTACCGACACTGATTTCAACGTCACCTCCTCCTGGCACAGGTTGGCCATAGCGGTTGATTCGGCGTCGGTTAAGTTCTACGTCGATGGGCTTGAAGTCAGAAACGTCGCCACGGGTGGGGCGGTGGAGGTTCTCCGTGTGGGTGCCGGGTCGTGGGACAAAACATCGCAGTACGACCTCTACATAGACAACGTGACGGAGAAGGCGGGAGTAGGGAGCGTCGTGGAGACCTTTGACTGTGGGAGCAACTGCTACTTCAGCACCCTCGTTGGGGACGTTGGCATCGTGCCTGCCAGTACAGTGGCGGTACCTTTCTTTGGCTCTTCAACCACGGTGGTGGTTCTGGCTGTGACGGCGGCACTGCTGATGAGACGTTGGTAG
- the guaB gene encoding IMP dehydrogenase yields the protein MGKFEHKLVNAIKGYTFDDVLLIPQATEVEPKDVDVSTRITPNVRLKVPILSAAMDTVTEWEMAVAMAREGGLGVIHRNMSIKEQVEQVRKVKRAERFIVEDVISISPDETIDYALFLMEKNGIDGLPVVDGDGRVVGIVTKKDIAAKEGRLVREVMTGEVITVGEDVSVEEALDVMVARGIARLPVLDENGRLVGIITMSDLLMRKKYRNAVRDENGDLLVAAAVGPFDLERAKALDKAGADVIVVDTAHAHNLKAIKAMKEIREAVDADLIVGNIANPAAVDDLTFADAVKVGIGPGSICTTRVVAGVGVPQVTAIALVADRAGEYGLHVIADGGIRYSGDIVKAIAAGADAVMLGSLLAGTREAPGKEVVINGRRYKQYRGMGSLGAMMKGGAERYYQKGHMKTRKFVPEGVEGVVPYKGPVGEVLYQLVGGLRSGMGYVGARSISELKEKGEFVIITQAGVRESHPHDIFITNEAPNYPTR from the coding sequence ATGGGGAAGTTTGAACACAAACTTGTTAATGCAATCAAAGGCTACACCTTTGACGACGTTCTCCTCATACCGCAGGCGACCGAGGTCGAGCCCAAGGACGTGGACGTCTCGACTCGGATAACCCCCAACGTCAGGCTCAAGGTCCCGATTCTCAGCGCGGCGATGGACACAGTCACCGAGTGGGAGATGGCCGTCGCGATGGCCAGGGAAGGTGGTCTAGGCGTCATACACAGGAACATGAGCATCAAAGAGCAGGTAGAGCAGGTGAGGAAGGTCAAGAGGGCGGAGCGCTTCATCGTTGAAGATGTAATCTCAATCTCACCGGACGAGACGATTGACTACGCCCTCTTTTTGATGGAGAAGAACGGCATAGACGGTCTCCCCGTGGTCGATGGTGACGGAAGGGTGGTGGGGATAGTCACCAAGAAGGACATAGCGGCAAAGGAGGGCCGGCTCGTCAGGGAGGTCATGACCGGCGAGGTCATAACGGTCGGAGAGGACGTCTCCGTGGAGGAGGCCCTCGACGTGATGGTGGCGCGGGGGATAGCGAGACTGCCTGTCCTCGATGAAAACGGCCGCCTCGTGGGAATAATCACGATGAGCGACCTCCTAATGAGGAAGAAGTACAGGAACGCGGTGAGGGACGAAAACGGCGACCTGCTCGTGGCCGCGGCAGTTGGCCCCTTCGACCTCGAGAGGGCAAAGGCCCTGGATAAAGCCGGTGCCGACGTCATAGTGGTCGATACCGCCCACGCCCACAACCTCAAGGCGATAAAGGCCATGAAGGAAATCAGAGAAGCCGTCGATGCTGATTTGATCGTCGGAAACATCGCCAACCCCGCGGCGGTCGATGACCTGACTTTTGCCGACGCGGTCAAGGTCGGAATCGGACCGGGGAGCATATGCACCACGCGCGTTGTCGCTGGCGTTGGAGTTCCTCAGGTTACCGCCATAGCTCTCGTCGCGGACAGGGCAGGTGAATATGGGCTTCACGTCATAGCCGATGGCGGAATCCGCTACTCCGGCGATATAGTCAAGGCCATCGCCGCTGGAGCTGACGCCGTCATGCTCGGCTCCCTTTTGGCAGGAACCAGGGAGGCACCAGGCAAGGAGGTTGTAATCAACGGAAGGAGGTACAAGCAGTACCGCGGTATGGGCTCGCTCGGAGCGATGATGAAGGGTGGAGCGGAGAGGTACTACCAGAAGGGCCACATGAAGACGAGGAAGTTCGTCCCGGAGGGCGTTGAAGGCGTCGTTCCCTACAAGGGGCCCGTCGGTGAGGTTCTCTACCAGCTCGTTGGGGGACTCCGCTCGGGAATGGGCTACGTCGGGGCAAGGAGCATTTCCGAGCTCAAGGAGAAGGGAGAGTTCGTGATCATAACTCAGGCGGGAGTTAGGGAGAGCCACCCGCACGACATCTTCATCACCAACGAGGCCCCGAACTATCCAACTAGGTAA
- a CDS encoding type II toxin-antitoxin system PemK/MazF family toxin, producing MNPKGELSQWEIVLVDFPFVDLTSRKLRPALVASNKELNRISNAIVVLQITSNLNSGFAEYNVGITDRDVIRYAGTRPLRPSLIKPYVVFTLEKSLIRKRIGVLREEKIQEVKEGLKRVFGLYGQPMRVSSPLGRNFPHHPERSGEEGLKS from the coding sequence ATGAACCCAAAGGGTGAGCTTTCTCAGTGGGAGATAGTTCTCGTGGATTTTCCTTTTGTTGATTTGACGAGCCGAAAGCTTCGCCCCGCGCTCGTTGCGTCAAATAAAGAACTCAACCGGATTTCGAATGCCATCGTAGTTCTCCAGATAACGTCTAACCTTAACAGTGGCTTCGCTGAATACAACGTTGGAATCACCGACAGGGACGTTATACGCTACGCCGGGACGAGGCCGTTGAGGCCCAGTCTGATAAAACCGTACGTTGTTTTCACCCTTGAGAAATCCCTAATCAGGAAACGGATTGGCGTTCTCAGAGAAGAAAAAATCCAGGAAGTCAAAGAAGGCCTTAAACGGGTTTTCGGCCTTTATGGTCAGCCCATGCGAGTGTCCTCACCGCTCGGACGAAACTTCCCTCATCATCCCGAAAGGAGTGGGGAAGAAGGGTTAAAAAGCTAA
- a CDS encoding ribbon-helix-helix domain-containing protein — MATTVKVSARIPKGLAERMDRLIEEGFYSNRSEIIKEALRDFLLRRRSVEDSEIKGYLRAVEEILREDWESEADEYWDDVGGVPYEPKG; from the coding sequence ATGGCGACAACCGTTAAGGTCTCCGCGAGAATACCCAAGGGACTTGCCGAGAGAATGGACAGGCTTATTGAGGAAGGCTTTTACTCGAACAGGAGTGAGATAATAAAAGAGGCCCTCAGGGATTTTCTGCTCAGGAGAAGGTCCGTTGAAGATTCCGAAATTAAAGGGTACCTCAGGGCCGTCGAGGAAATCCTCAGGGAGGACTGGGAGAGCGAGGCCGACGAATACTGGGACGATGTTGGGGGAGTTCCCTATGAACCCAAAGGGTGA
- a CDS encoding IGHMBP2 family helicase: MTENETLTKFISHLKVLIEMERKAEIEAMRAEMRRLSGREREKVGRTILGLNGKVVGEELGYFLVKYGRDREIKTEISVGDLVVVSKRDPLKSDLIGTVVEKGKRFITVALETVPEWALKGVRLDLYANDITFKRWLENLDSLRESGRKALELYLGLREPEESEEIDFTPFDRNLNASQRKAVARALGSDDFFLIHGPFGTGKTRTLVELIRQEVARGNKVLATAESNVAVDNLVERLANSGLKVVRIGHPSRVSKNLHETTLAYLITRHELYGELRELRVIGQNLAEKRDTFTKPSPKYRRGLSDREILRLASKGIGTRGVPARLIREMAEWIKINRQVQKTFDDARKLEERIAREIIREADVVLTTNSSAGLEVVDYGSYDVAVIDEATQATIPSVLIPINRARRFVLAGDHKQLPPTILSEKAKELGKTLFEGLIERYPEKSEMLTVQYRMNERLMRFPSREFYDGRIEADESVRSITLVDLGVESPDEGDVWAEVLKPGNVLVFIDTARRENRFERQRYGSESRENPLEARLVREAIERLLKLGVRSEWIGVITPYDDQRDLISSLLPEEVEVKTVDGYQGREKEVIVLSFVRSNKRGELGFLKDLRRLNVSLTRAKRKLILIGDSSTLSAHATYKRLVEFVRERETVVDTNELEV; the protein is encoded by the coding sequence ATGACGGAAAACGAAACCCTCACGAAGTTCATCTCTCACCTCAAGGTCCTCATCGAGATGGAGAGGAAGGCCGAGATAGAGGCGATGAGGGCTGAAATGAGGCGGCTTAGCGGGCGCGAGAGGGAGAAGGTGGGCAGGACGATCCTTGGCCTCAACGGCAAGGTCGTTGGCGAGGAGCTTGGCTACTTCCTCGTCAAATACGGACGCGACAGGGAGATAAAGACCGAGATAAGCGTCGGTGACCTTGTGGTTGTGAGCAAGAGGGACCCCCTCAAGAGCGACCTGATCGGGACGGTCGTGGAGAAGGGGAAGCGCTTCATAACCGTGGCTTTGGAAACGGTCCCGGAGTGGGCGCTGAAGGGTGTCCGTCTCGACCTCTACGCCAACGACATAACCTTTAAGAGATGGCTTGAGAACCTGGACAGCCTGAGGGAGAGCGGGAGGAAAGCCTTGGAGCTCTACCTCGGTTTGAGAGAGCCTGAGGAGAGCGAGGAAATCGATTTTACCCCCTTTGACAGAAACCTGAACGCGAGCCAGAGGAAAGCTGTGGCGAGGGCTTTGGGTAGCGATGACTTCTTCCTGATTCACGGACCGTTCGGAACGGGAAAAACGAGGACGCTCGTCGAGCTGATACGGCAGGAAGTAGCGCGGGGGAACAAGGTCTTGGCGACCGCCGAGAGCAACGTGGCGGTGGACAACCTTGTTGAGCGCTTGGCCAATTCCGGGTTAAAGGTCGTGCGCATCGGCCACCCGAGCAGGGTCTCTAAGAATCTCCACGAGACGACCCTGGCTTACCTCATAACCCGGCACGAGCTGTACGGTGAGCTGAGGGAGCTTCGCGTCATCGGCCAGAACCTCGCTGAAAAGCGCGACACCTTCACGAAGCCATCTCCAAAGTACAGGCGGGGGCTGAGCGACAGGGAAATCCTCAGGCTGGCCTCTAAAGGAATCGGGACGAGGGGTGTTCCAGCCCGCCTGATCCGCGAGATGGCGGAGTGGATTAAAATCAACCGGCAGGTTCAGAAGACCTTCGATGATGCCAGAAAGCTCGAGGAGAGGATAGCGCGGGAGATCATAAGGGAAGCGGACGTCGTTCTGACGACGAACTCTTCAGCCGGCCTTGAGGTCGTTGACTACGGCTCCTACGATGTCGCGGTAATAGACGAGGCGACGCAGGCGACGATACCGAGCGTGCTCATTCCGATAAACCGCGCGAGGCGCTTCGTCCTGGCTGGAGACCACAAGCAGCTGCCACCAACGATACTCAGCGAGAAGGCGAAGGAGCTGGGTAAGACCCTCTTCGAGGGCCTGATCGAGCGCTATCCTGAGAAAAGCGAGATGCTTACCGTCCAGTACAGAATGAACGAACGCTTGATGAGGTTTCCAAGCAGGGAGTTCTACGACGGCAGAATAGAGGCCGACGAGAGCGTGAGGAGCATAACACTGGTGGATTTGGGCGTGGAGTCGCCTGATGAGGGCGATGTCTGGGCCGAAGTCCTCAAGCCCGGGAACGTGCTGGTTTTCATAGACACAGCCAGGCGGGAGAACCGCTTCGAGAGGCAGCGCTATGGAAGTGAGAGCAGAGAGAACCCGCTTGAGGCCCGGCTCGTTAGGGAGGCGATTGAAAGGCTGTTGAAGCTCGGCGTTAGGTCCGAGTGGATAGGTGTGATTACCCCCTACGACGACCAGCGGGACCTCATAAGCTCGCTCCTGCCCGAGGAAGTCGAAGTTAAAACTGTTGACGGCTACCAGGGGCGCGAGAAGGAGGTAATCGTTCTCTCCTTCGTCCGCTCGAACAAGCGTGGGGAGCTCGGCTTCCTGAAGGACTTGAGGCGCTTGAACGTCTCGCTGACGAGGGCTAAGAGGAAGCTGATTTTGATAGGCGATTCCTCGACTCTAAGCGCACACGCGACCTACAAGAGGCTGGTGGAGTTCGTGAGAGAGCGGGAGACGGTGGTTGATACCAACGAGCTGGAGGTGTGA
- the taw3 gene encoding tRNA(Phe) 7-((3-amino-3-carboxypropyl)-4-demethylwyosine(37)-N(4))-methyltransferase Taw3, whose amino-acid sequence MFLYTKNFDEQKAKAMEGLRKALAENKVDEDIIPLLEKLNALENYFTTSSCSGRISVMEMPHFGDKVNSVWLGKWHREVNVGEVFDAIERHSSGQLWFLVRSPILHVGARTMEDAVRLLNLAIGLGFKYSNIKSVSHRKLLVEIRSTERMDVPLGEDGELWVSEDYIERIVAIANDQLRRFKGKLKRLEEEIGKL is encoded by the coding sequence ATGTTCCTCTATACGAAAAACTTCGACGAGCAGAAGGCTAAAGCAATGGAGGGCCTGAGGAAGGCTTTGGCCGAGAACAAGGTTGATGAGGACATAATACCCCTTCTGGAGAAGCTCAACGCCCTTGAGAACTACTTCACGACGAGCTCATGCTCGGGCAGGATTTCGGTCATGGAGATGCCCCACTTCGGCGACAAGGTCAATTCCGTCTGGCTCGGCAAGTGGCACCGCGAGGTTAACGTTGGGGAGGTTTTCGATGCCATAGAAAGGCACTCCAGCGGTCAGCTCTGGTTCCTCGTGAGGAGTCCGATTCTTCACGTCGGCGCGAGGACGATGGAGGACGCGGTTAGACTGCTCAACCTCGCGATAGGCCTCGGCTTCAAGTACAGCAACATAAAGAGCGTCAGCCACAGGAAGCTCCTCGTTGAGATTCGCTCGACGGAGAGGATGGACGTCCCGCTCGGCGAGGACGGCGAGTTATGGGTGAGCGAGGATTACATCGAGAGAATCGTGGCCATAGCGAACGACCAGCTGAGGCGCTTCAAGGGGAAGCTCAAGAGGCTGGAGGAAGAGATTGGGAAATTATAA